Proteins found in one Carassius auratus strain Wakin chromosome 42, ASM336829v1, whole genome shotgun sequence genomic segment:
- the LOC113060887 gene encoding tubby-related protein 4 isoform X2, translating into MSRDYEEPGQSVGMLAAVEHGPVLCSDSNILCISWKGRVPKSEKEKPVCRKRYYEEGWLATGNARGVVGVTFTSSHCRRDRNTPQRINFNLRGHNSEVVLVRWNEPFQKLATCDMEGGIFVWIQYEGRWSVELVNDRGAQVSDFTWSHDGTQALIAYRDGFVLVGSVSGQRHWSSEINLESQITCGIWTPDDQQVLFGTADGQVIVMDCHGRMLAHVLLHELDGIVSMSWNCPNFLVEDSTESDTDNDDPTPAQVQNLKPLLTVSFISGDISLMNNYDDLSPNIIRSGLKDVEVQWCSQGDLLAVAGMERHGLPSDSACASLMRNALVKFYNVQGEHIYTLETPAQRPITTICWGHRDSRLFLACGPALYVVRVEHRVASLQLLCQQGIASALKEERDVGKLNMPSLLCSYVTTAFIPTIKPPIPDPNNIRDFVSYPTAGNERLHCTMKRSEENPEAGGPCYTLYLEHLGGLVPILKGRRISKLRPEFVIMDPKMDGKADEVCVNGMISYMTDSCNCSDSSDIELSDEWVGRKSPKLSRGNRSPKLPRINMESRKSPKLTQISQEMSRSPRLPKKPPGRSPSLTRREFPVDGFSEHNYLAQVTSNIWGTKFKIVGLASFLPANLGAVIYKTSLLHLQPRQMTIYLPEVRKISLDFMSLPVFNPNVFSEDEDDLPVMGPSGVSADNPPCTVNIPIAPIHSPAQAMSPTQSIGLVQSLLANQNIQLDVLTNPTATATAAAAAAAATAAAAASNATVSEHSQDTVAAQYSVPTRYSNPGQVVFSEQEISNIVSGTLPPPPHHLPQQPQQKRQQQQQQQDHQQSKHQQPQQQHLKLQNQSQQLHQQSQQQHVQHQQQLQTQQHQQQLQQHHHQQQQLQQQHQQLQQQHQQQFQQQLQQQHQQQLQQQHQQLQQQHQQQLQQQHQQQLQQQHQQLQQQHQQQLQQHQQLLHQQQIQQQQLQQQQQHIQQQVQQHQQNIHQQHQQQFQQQQQQLQLQHEQIQQQQQQMQQQQQQIRQQIQEMRQQQQQLQQQHQQIQLQHQQMQRQHQQMQHQLKMQMSLQHPPSGYATLTLHQLQLMPQIPHPDQPSGRGEQVLPLKIPSRPQSFIEIDTLEVQVRKVNPPPPYPGTAVSAAAATPTMGPPGLLVSNENGTTLSTDPCLTKDEFSLHPVGLQYPTPLGYERITTFDSRGNVEEVCRPRRRHLRNQNAYRMQGMGSSATLKVTSSENKKIQLPYSSATLSRLSVPRYSIPSGDPPPYPDTSNQMNTMRSPTQRIDSNLIHATLRRDRREPTLKVSQMVDTVRTLPTKSKMNSSLTLSYQPRIPTAPYTCTQCSSNSSCTSVSVTGGGTNSSGIAGGTVVRQDFPPGKGAQHSTIIVHSKSASPLASQSSYNLLSPIDNSRDRTVYVNSAFTEDETPSQHCHLEKSVRHLTLGDVNLTVKLPPPYQWDSPAAEQLWIPQEQNLLPGPPGPPHKPPPFLLSPNSMTLPSGYHLSLSPFPSVVGRGGPQLQPLQSPAQSCGPNDMVTSSPFSQPDSALVLPPGYPTNLTNLGCCTLPPMYPGTSSCSNLQLHPMSLHPWSTYSTCPPIPDHSATLPNKTLQALEKPVLSPPPATPPPPPPPPPPLPPPPPPIELLNHQSTSELIAESAESFQDQSSLNESPQGAERFSKKGRKRLDSRTEEANMSGVPEGKSKRESRTLSDFNSLISSPRLGSKEKKKPKGQKEPLNKAKKLSRTSNEFQDSSESEPELFISGDELMNQSQSSKKGWKSKCNLRTANELEEIKCRKANEREDRSLGSQGFVYVMANKQPLWNEATQVYQLDFGGRVTQESAKNFQIELDGRQVMQFGRIDGNAYILDFQYPFSAVQAFAVALANVTQRLK; encoded by the exons CCTGGTCAGTCTGTAGGGATGTTGGCTGCGGTGGAACATGGTCCGGTCCTCTGCAGTGACTCCAACATCCTCTGCATCTCATGGAAAGGGAGAGTTCCCAAAAGTGAGAAGGAGAAGCCGGTGTGCAGGAAGCGCTACTATGAGGAGGGCTGGCTGGCCACTGGGAACGCCAGGGGTGTTGTGGGTGTGACGTTCACGTCTAGTCACTGTAGAAGGGACAGAAATACCCCACAACGAATCAACTTCAATTTACGGGGTCATAACAGTGAG GTTGTCCTTGTTAGGTGGAATGAACCGTTTCAGAAGCTTGCAACATGTGACATGGAGGGAGGGATATTTGTGTGGATCCAGTATGAAGGAAGATGGTCTGTAGAGCTGGTGAATGACAGAGGTGCCCAG GTGAGTGACTTCACCTGGTCACATGATGGTACACAGGCCTTGATCGCCTACAGGGATGGTTTTGTTCTGGTGGGTTCAGTGAGCGGTCAGAGACACTGGTCGTCTGAAATTAATTTGGAGAGCCAGATCACCTGTGGAATCTGGACCCCTGATGACCAGCAG GTGCTTTTTGGAACAGCAGATGGGCAAGTCATAGTGATGGACTGCCACGGCCGTATGCTTGCCCATGTTCTTCTGCATGAGTTAGATGGCATAGTCAGCATGTCCTGGAACTGCCCGAACTTCCTGGTGGAGGACAGCACTGAGAGCGATACAGACAATGATGACCCTACTCCAGCTCAAG TGCAAAACCTCAAACCACTGCTCACAGTCAGCTTCATATCAGGAGACATTAGTTTGATGAACAACTACGACGACCTTTCACCTAACATTATACGCTCAGGACTGAAAG ATGTGGAGGTACAGTGGTGCTCTCAGGGTGACCTGCTGGCAGTGGCCGGGATGGAGAGACACGGCCTGCCCTCTGACTCAGCCTGTGCCTCTCTAATGAGGAACGCACTTGTCAAGTTTTACAATGTCCAAGGGGAACATATATACACTTTAGAAACTCCAGCCCAA AGGCCCATCACCACGATTTGCTGGGGTCACCGGGACTCACGGCTGTTTCTGGCCTGTGGACCAGCCCTGTATGTAGTGCGTGTGGAGCACCGTGTGGCCAGCCTGCAGCTTCTGTGTCAGCAGGGCATTGCCAGTGCTCTTAAAGAGGAGAGAGATGTGGGAAAACTGAACATGCCTTCACTCCTCTGTTCCTATGTCACCACTGCTTTCATTCCAACTATCAAG CCTCCCATCCCAGATCCGAATAACATTCGAGACTTTGTGAGCTATCCAACAGCAGGGAATGAACGCCTGCACTGCACTATGAAACGTTCAGAGGAGAATCCAGAAGCAGGAGGCCCCTGTTACACCCTCTATCTGGAACACCTGGGAGGTTTGGTGCCTATTCTCAAGGGTCGTCGCATCAGCAAACTGCGACCAGAATTTGTCATAATGGACCCAAAAATGGATGGTAAAGCAG ATGAGGTCTGTGTAAATGGCATGATCTCCTACATGACTGACAGCTGTAACTGCTCAGACTCCAGCGATATTGAGTTAAGTGATGAGTGGGTTGGGCGAAAATCACCCAAACTTTCTAGAGGAAACAGGTCTCCTAAGCTTCCTAG AATTAATATGGAATCAAGAAAGTCTCCCAAACTTACCCAAATATCTCAAGAAATGTCTAGGTCTCCTAGATTACCAAAGAAGCCTCCAGGTCGGTCTCCGAGTCTTACTCGAAGAGAATTTCCAGTTGATGGCTTTAGTGAG CATAATTACTTGGCCCAGGTCACCTCTAACATTTGGGGAACAAAGTTTAAGATTGTAGGCCTTGCCTCATTTTTGCCAGCTAACTTAGGAGCAG TTATTTATAAAACTAGTTTGCTGCACCTCCAACCTCGTCAGATGACCATTTATTTGCCTGAGGTGCGTAAAATTTCCCTGGATTTCATGAGTCTGCCAGTCTTCAATCCCAATGTGttcagtgaagatgaagatgatttaCCTG TTATGGGACCCTCTGGAGTGTCAGCCGACAATCCTCCTTGCACAGTTAATATCCCCATTGCCCCAATTCACAGCCCTGCTCAAGCCATGTCACCTACACAGAGTATAGGTCTAGTCCAGTCTCTCCTAGCCAACCAAAATATTCAGCTTGATGTCCTTACCAATCCCACCGCCACCGCCACTGCAGCAGCGGCagctgcagcagcaacagcagcagcagcagcatctaaTGCAACAGTATCTGAGCATAGTCAGGACACTGTGGCAGCACAGTACTCTGTGCCAACCAGATATTCTAACCCTGGACAAGTGGTTTTCAGCGAACAAGAAATAAGTAACATCGTAAGTGgaactcttcctcctcctccacatCATCTGCCACAACAACCCCAACAAAAACGtcagcaacaacagcagcaacaagacCATCAACAATCAAAACATCAACAACCACAGCAGCAGCATCTGAAATTGCAAAATCAGTCACAGCAGCTGCATCAACAGTCTCAGCAGCAACATGTGCAACATCAGCAGCAACTGCAAACACAGCAGCATCAGCAGCAACTGCAACagcatcatcatcaacaacaacaactgcaacAGCAACATCAACAATTACAACAGCAGCATCAACAGCAGTTCCAACAACAGCTGCAACAGCAGCatcaacaacaactacaacagcagcatcaacaactacaacagcagcatcaacaacaactacaacaacagcatcaacaacaactgcaacaGCAGCATCAACAACTGCAACAGCAGCATCAACAGCAGTTGCAACAACATCAACAGCTACTGCATCAGCAGCAAATTCAACAACAGCAactgcaacagcagcagcaacatatTCAGCAGCAAGTGCAGCAGCATCAACAAAACATTCATCAACAGCATCAACAACAAttccaacagcagcagcaacagttgCAGCTTCAGCATGAGCaaatacagcagcagcagcaacaaatgcaacaacagcagcaacaaatTCGACAGCAAATACAGGAAATgaggcagcagcagcaacaacttcaACAGCAGCATCAACAAATACAGCTGCAACATCAACAAATGCAAAGACAGCATCAACAAATGCAGCACCAGCTTAAAATGCAAATGTCCCTCCAACATCCACCTTCAGGATATGCTACTCTAACCCTGCATCAGTTACAGCTGATGCCTCAAATTCCTCATCCAGACCAGCCATCAGGCAGAGGAGAACAAGTGCTCCCTCTTAAGATTCCCTCACGACCACAGTCATTTATTGAAATTGACACTCTTGAGGTACAGGTGCGTAAAGTAAACCCTCCACCACCTTACCCAGGTACAGCCGTATCTGCTGCAGCTGCCACACCCACTATGGGCCCACCTGGTCTTCTTGTTAGCAATGAGAACGGCACTACACTGTCAACAGATCCATGTTTAACTAAGGATGAATTCTCTCTTCACCCAGTTGGCCTTCAGTACCCAACTCCACTAGGCTATGAAAGAATCACTACTTTTGACAGCAGGGGAAATGTCGAAGAGGTATGTCGCCCAAGGAGACGCCATTTAAGGAACCAAAATGCCTACAGGATGCAAGGAATGGGCAGCTCCGCCACATTGAAAGTAACTTCATCTGAGAACAAGAAGATCCAGTTGCCATACAGCTCAGCAACTCTTAGTCGCCTCTCAGTGCCTAGATATTCTATACCAAGTGGAGACCCACCACCTTATCCTGACACATCTAACCAAATGAACACAATGAGAAGTCCTACGCAAAGGATTGACAGCAATTTGATTCATGCCACTTTGCGCCGTGATCGTAGGGAACCAACCCTGAAGGTTTCTCAAATGGTGGATACAGTGAGGACTCTaccaactaaatccaaaatgaacAGTTCCCTCACTCTCTCCTATCAGCCAAGGATACCCACAGCTCCGTATACGTGCACTCAGTGTAGCAGTAATAGCAGCTGCACTAGTGTAAGTGTCACCGGTGGTGGCACAAACAGCAGCGGAATTGCTGGAGGAACTGTGGTGAGGCAAGATTTCCCACCTGGCAAAGGGGCCCAACACAGCACAATAATTGTGCACTCCAAAAGTGCCTCGCCATTAGCCTCTCAGTCCTCTTATAACCTCTTAAGTCCCATTGACAACAGTAGAGACAGAACTGTCTATGTCAACTCTGCCTTTACAGAAGATGAGACACCAAGTCAGCACTGCCATCTTGAAAAGTCAGTACGGCATTTAACGCTTGGGGATGTCAATTTGACAGTCAAACTGCCTCCACCTTACCAATGGGATTCACCTGCAGCAGAACAACTCTGGATACCTCAAGAGCAAAATTTATTGCCTGGACCTCCAGGACCACCTCATAAGCCACCCCCATTTTTACTCAGTCCCAATTCTATGACCCTCCCTTCAGGCTATCATTTATCCCTTTCACCCTTCCCATCAGTTGTAGGACGTGGTGGACCTCAACTACAGCCTTTGCAGAGTCCTGCACAATCATGTGGCCCCAATGACATGGTAACATCTAGCCCTTTTAGCCAACCAGACTCAGCTTTAGTCTTACCCCCAGGTTATCCCACAAATTTAACCAATCTAGGTTGTTGCACTCTGCCTCCCATGTACCCAGGGACTAGCTCCTGCAGCAACCTTCAACTGCATCCAATGAGCTTGCATCCTTGGAGCACTTATAGCACTTGTCCTCCCATTCCAGACCATTCTGCCACATTGCCCAATAAGACCCTTCAGGCCCTGGAGAAGCCagttctctctcctcctcctgcaACTCCACCTcccccacctcctcctcctcctcctctacctcctcctcctccacccatTGAGCTCTTGAACCATCAGAGTACTTCTGAGCTGATTGCAGAATCGGCAGAGAGCTTTCAGGATCAGTCCTCTCTCAATGAGAGTCCACAAGGAGCAGAGAGGTTCAGCAAGAAGGGACGTAAGAGACTTGACAGTAGGACAGAAGAGGCAAATATGTCTGGAGTTCCTGAAGGGAAATCCAAAAGAGAGAGTCGCACACTTTCTGACTTCAATTCCCTGATCTCCAGTCCAAGACTTGGCAGCAAGGAAAAGAAGAAACCTAAAGGGCAGAAAGAGCCATTGAACAAGGCCAAGAAACTGAGTAGGACCTCCAATGAGTTCCAGGATAGCTCTGAGAGTGAGCCTGAGCTCTTCATCAGTGGTGATGAGTTGATGAACCAAAGCCAGAGCAGCAAGAAAGGATGGAAGAGCAAATGCAATCTACGTACAGCAAACGAACTTGAGGAAATCAAGTGCCGTAAAGCTAATGAGAGAGAGGATCGTAGTCTTGGCAGCCAAGGCTTTGTCTATGTCATGGCCAACAAGCAGCCATTGTGGAACGAAGCCACCCAGGTTTACCAGCTTGACTTTGGAGGACGGGTGACACAGGAGTCAGCCAAAAACTTTCAGATTGAGCTTGATGGACGCCAG GTAATGCAGTTTGGCAGAATTGATGGCAATGCATATATCCTGGATTTTCAGTATCCATTCTCAGCCGTACAGGCATTTGCTGTGGCCTTGGCCAATGTAACTCAGAGACTCAAATAG
- the LOC113060887 gene encoding tubby-related protein 4 isoform X1 — MSRDYEEPGQSVGMLAAVEHGPVLCSDSNILCISWKGRVPKSEKEKPVCRKRYYEEGWLATGNARGVVGVTFTSSHCRRDRNTPQRINFNLRGHNSEVVLVRWNEPFQKLATCDMEGGIFVWIQYEGRWSVELVNDRGAQVSDFTWSHDGTQALIAYRDGFVLVGSVSGQRHWSSEINLESQITCGIWTPDDQQVLFGTADGQVIVMDCHGRMLAHVLLHELDGIVSMSWNCPNFLVEDSTESDTDNDDPTPAQVQNLKPLLTVSFISGDISLMNNYDDLSPNIIRSGLKDVEVQWCSQGDLLAVAGMERHGLPSDSACASLMRNALVKFYNVQGEHIYTLETPAQRPITTICWGHRDSRLFLACGPALYVVRVEHRVASLQLLCQQGIASALKEERDVGKLNMPSLLCSYVTTAFIPTIKPPIPDPNNIRDFVSYPTAGNERLHCTMKRSEENPEAGGPCYTLYLEHLGGLVPILKGRRISKLRPEFVIMDPKMDGKADEVCVNGMISYMTDSCNCSDSSDIELSDEWVGRKSPKLSRGNRSPKLPRYSKHIRINMESRKSPKLTQISQEMSRSPRLPKKPPGRSPSLTRREFPVDGFSEHNYLAQVTSNIWGTKFKIVGLASFLPANLGAVIYKTSLLHLQPRQMTIYLPEVRKISLDFMSLPVFNPNVFSEDEDDLPVMGPSGVSADNPPCTVNIPIAPIHSPAQAMSPTQSIGLVQSLLANQNIQLDVLTNPTATATAAAAAAAATAAAAASNATVSEHSQDTVAAQYSVPTRYSNPGQVVFSEQEISNIVSGTLPPPPHHLPQQPQQKRQQQQQQQDHQQSKHQQPQQQHLKLQNQSQQLHQQSQQQHVQHQQQLQTQQHQQQLQQHHHQQQQLQQQHQQLQQQHQQQFQQQLQQQHQQQLQQQHQQLQQQHQQQLQQQHQQQLQQQHQQLQQQHQQQLQQHQQLLHQQQIQQQQLQQQQQHIQQQVQQHQQNIHQQHQQQFQQQQQQLQLQHEQIQQQQQQMQQQQQQIRQQIQEMRQQQQQLQQQHQQIQLQHQQMQRQHQQMQHQLKMQMSLQHPPSGYATLTLHQLQLMPQIPHPDQPSGRGEQVLPLKIPSRPQSFIEIDTLEVQVRKVNPPPPYPGTAVSAAAATPTMGPPGLLVSNENGTTLSTDPCLTKDEFSLHPVGLQYPTPLGYERITTFDSRGNVEEVCRPRRRHLRNQNAYRMQGMGSSATLKVTSSENKKIQLPYSSATLSRLSVPRYSIPSGDPPPYPDTSNQMNTMRSPTQRIDSNLIHATLRRDRREPTLKVSQMVDTVRTLPTKSKMNSSLTLSYQPRIPTAPYTCTQCSSNSSCTSVSVTGGGTNSSGIAGGTVVRQDFPPGKGAQHSTIIVHSKSASPLASQSSYNLLSPIDNSRDRTVYVNSAFTEDETPSQHCHLEKSVRHLTLGDVNLTVKLPPPYQWDSPAAEQLWIPQEQNLLPGPPGPPHKPPPFLLSPNSMTLPSGYHLSLSPFPSVVGRGGPQLQPLQSPAQSCGPNDMVTSSPFSQPDSALVLPPGYPTNLTNLGCCTLPPMYPGTSSCSNLQLHPMSLHPWSTYSTCPPIPDHSATLPNKTLQALEKPVLSPPPATPPPPPPPPPPLPPPPPPIELLNHQSTSELIAESAESFQDQSSLNESPQGAERFSKKGRKRLDSRTEEANMSGVPEGKSKRESRTLSDFNSLISSPRLGSKEKKKPKGQKEPLNKAKKLSRTSNEFQDSSESEPELFISGDELMNQSQSSKKGWKSKCNLRTANELEEIKCRKANEREDRSLGSQGFVYVMANKQPLWNEATQVYQLDFGGRVTQESAKNFQIELDGRQVMQFGRIDGNAYILDFQYPFSAVQAFAVALANVTQRLK; from the exons CCTGGTCAGTCTGTAGGGATGTTGGCTGCGGTGGAACATGGTCCGGTCCTCTGCAGTGACTCCAACATCCTCTGCATCTCATGGAAAGGGAGAGTTCCCAAAAGTGAGAAGGAGAAGCCGGTGTGCAGGAAGCGCTACTATGAGGAGGGCTGGCTGGCCACTGGGAACGCCAGGGGTGTTGTGGGTGTGACGTTCACGTCTAGTCACTGTAGAAGGGACAGAAATACCCCACAACGAATCAACTTCAATTTACGGGGTCATAACAGTGAG GTTGTCCTTGTTAGGTGGAATGAACCGTTTCAGAAGCTTGCAACATGTGACATGGAGGGAGGGATATTTGTGTGGATCCAGTATGAAGGAAGATGGTCTGTAGAGCTGGTGAATGACAGAGGTGCCCAG GTGAGTGACTTCACCTGGTCACATGATGGTACACAGGCCTTGATCGCCTACAGGGATGGTTTTGTTCTGGTGGGTTCAGTGAGCGGTCAGAGACACTGGTCGTCTGAAATTAATTTGGAGAGCCAGATCACCTGTGGAATCTGGACCCCTGATGACCAGCAG GTGCTTTTTGGAACAGCAGATGGGCAAGTCATAGTGATGGACTGCCACGGCCGTATGCTTGCCCATGTTCTTCTGCATGAGTTAGATGGCATAGTCAGCATGTCCTGGAACTGCCCGAACTTCCTGGTGGAGGACAGCACTGAGAGCGATACAGACAATGATGACCCTACTCCAGCTCAAG TGCAAAACCTCAAACCACTGCTCACAGTCAGCTTCATATCAGGAGACATTAGTTTGATGAACAACTACGACGACCTTTCACCTAACATTATACGCTCAGGACTGAAAG ATGTGGAGGTACAGTGGTGCTCTCAGGGTGACCTGCTGGCAGTGGCCGGGATGGAGAGACACGGCCTGCCCTCTGACTCAGCCTGTGCCTCTCTAATGAGGAACGCACTTGTCAAGTTTTACAATGTCCAAGGGGAACATATATACACTTTAGAAACTCCAGCCCAA AGGCCCATCACCACGATTTGCTGGGGTCACCGGGACTCACGGCTGTTTCTGGCCTGTGGACCAGCCCTGTATGTAGTGCGTGTGGAGCACCGTGTGGCCAGCCTGCAGCTTCTGTGTCAGCAGGGCATTGCCAGTGCTCTTAAAGAGGAGAGAGATGTGGGAAAACTGAACATGCCTTCACTCCTCTGTTCCTATGTCACCACTGCTTTCATTCCAACTATCAAG CCTCCCATCCCAGATCCGAATAACATTCGAGACTTTGTGAGCTATCCAACAGCAGGGAATGAACGCCTGCACTGCACTATGAAACGTTCAGAGGAGAATCCAGAAGCAGGAGGCCCCTGTTACACCCTCTATCTGGAACACCTGGGAGGTTTGGTGCCTATTCTCAAGGGTCGTCGCATCAGCAAACTGCGACCAGAATTTGTCATAATGGACCCAAAAATGGATGGTAAAGCAG ATGAGGTCTGTGTAAATGGCATGATCTCCTACATGACTGACAGCTGTAACTGCTCAGACTCCAGCGATATTGAGTTAAGTGATGAGTGGGTTGGGCGAAAATCACCCAAACTTTCTAGAGGAAACAGGTCTCCTAAGCTTCCTAGGTACTCTAAACATATAAG AATTAATATGGAATCAAGAAAGTCTCCCAAACTTACCCAAATATCTCAAGAAATGTCTAGGTCTCCTAGATTACCAAAGAAGCCTCCAGGTCGGTCTCCGAGTCTTACTCGAAGAGAATTTCCAGTTGATGGCTTTAGTGAG CATAATTACTTGGCCCAGGTCACCTCTAACATTTGGGGAACAAAGTTTAAGATTGTAGGCCTTGCCTCATTTTTGCCAGCTAACTTAGGAGCAG TTATTTATAAAACTAGTTTGCTGCACCTCCAACCTCGTCAGATGACCATTTATTTGCCTGAGGTGCGTAAAATTTCCCTGGATTTCATGAGTCTGCCAGTCTTCAATCCCAATGTGttcagtgaagatgaagatgatttaCCTG TTATGGGACCCTCTGGAGTGTCAGCCGACAATCCTCCTTGCACAGTTAATATCCCCATTGCCCCAATTCACAGCCCTGCTCAAGCCATGTCACCTACACAGAGTATAGGTCTAGTCCAGTCTCTCCTAGCCAACCAAAATATTCAGCTTGATGTCCTTACCAATCCCACCGCCACCGCCACTGCAGCAGCGGCagctgcagcagcaacagcagcagcagcagcatctaaTGCAACAGTATCTGAGCATAGTCAGGACACTGTGGCAGCACAGTACTCTGTGCCAACCAGATATTCTAACCCTGGACAAGTGGTTTTCAGCGAACAAGAAATAAGTAACATCGTAAGTGgaactcttcctcctcctccacatCATCTGCCACAACAACCCCAACAAAAACGtcagcaacaacagcagcaacaagacCATCAACAATCAAAACATCAACAACCACAGCAGCAGCATCTGAAATTGCAAAATCAGTCACAGCAGCTGCATCAACAGTCTCAGCAGCAACATGTGCAACATCAGCAGCAACTGCAAACACAGCAGCATCAGCAGCAACTGCAACagcatcatcatcaacaacaacaactgcaacAGCAACATCAACAATTACAACAGCAGCATCAACAGCAGTTCCAACAACAGCTGCAACAGCAGCatcaacaacaactacaacagcagcatcaacaactacaacagcagcatcaacaacaactacaacaacagcatcaacaacaactgcaacaGCAGCATCAACAACTGCAACAGCAGCATCAACAGCAGTTGCAACAACATCAACAGCTACTGCATCAGCAGCAAATTCAACAACAGCAactgcaacagcagcagcaacatatTCAGCAGCAAGTGCAGCAGCATCAACAAAACATTCATCAACAGCATCAACAACAAttccaacagcagcagcaacagttgCAGCTTCAGCATGAGCaaatacagcagcagcagcaacaaatgcaacaacagcagcaacaaatTCGACAGCAAATACAGGAAATgaggcagcagcagcaacaacttcaACAGCAGCATCAACAAATACAGCTGCAACATCAACAAATGCAAAGACAGCATCAACAAATGCAGCACCAGCTTAAAATGCAAATGTCCCTCCAACATCCACCTTCAGGATATGCTACTCTAACCCTGCATCAGTTACAGCTGATGCCTCAAATTCCTCATCCAGACCAGCCATCAGGCAGAGGAGAACAAGTGCTCCCTCTTAAGATTCCCTCACGACCACAGTCATTTATTGAAATTGACACTCTTGAGGTACAGGTGCGTAAAGTAAACCCTCCACCACCTTACCCAGGTACAGCCGTATCTGCTGCAGCTGCCACACCCACTATGGGCCCACCTGGTCTTCTTGTTAGCAATGAGAACGGCACTACACTGTCAACAGATCCATGTTTAACTAAGGATGAATTCTCTCTTCACCCAGTTGGCCTTCAGTACCCAACTCCACTAGGCTATGAAAGAATCACTACTTTTGACAGCAGGGGAAATGTCGAAGAGGTATGTCGCCCAAGGAGACGCCATTTAAGGAACCAAAATGCCTACAGGATGCAAGGAATGGGCAGCTCCGCCACATTGAAAGTAACTTCATCTGAGAACAAGAAGATCCAGTTGCCATACAGCTCAGCAACTCTTAGTCGCCTCTCAGTGCCTAGATATTCTATACCAAGTGGAGACCCACCACCTTATCCTGACACATCTAACCAAATGAACACAATGAGAAGTCCTACGCAAAGGATTGACAGCAATTTGATTCATGCCACTTTGCGCCGTGATCGTAGGGAACCAACCCTGAAGGTTTCTCAAATGGTGGATACAGTGAGGACTCTaccaactaaatccaaaatgaacAGTTCCCTCACTCTCTCCTATCAGCCAAGGATACCCACAGCTCCGTATACGTGCACTCAGTGTAGCAGTAATAGCAGCTGCACTAGTGTAAGTGTCACCGGTGGTGGCACAAACAGCAGCGGAATTGCTGGAGGAACTGTGGTGAGGCAAGATTTCCCACCTGGCAAAGGGGCCCAACACAGCACAATAATTGTGCACTCCAAAAGTGCCTCGCCATTAGCCTCTCAGTCCTCTTATAACCTCTTAAGTCCCATTGACAACAGTAGAGACAGAACTGTCTATGTCAACTCTGCCTTTACAGAAGATGAGACACCAAGTCAGCACTGCCATCTTGAAAAGTCAGTACGGCATTTAACGCTTGGGGATGTCAATTTGACAGTCAAACTGCCTCCACCTTACCAATGGGATTCACCTGCAGCAGAACAACTCTGGATACCTCAAGAGCAAAATTTATTGCCTGGACCTCCAGGACCACCTCATAAGCCACCCCCATTTTTACTCAGTCCCAATTCTATGACCCTCCCTTCAGGCTATCATTTATCCCTTTCACCCTTCCCATCAGTTGTAGGACGTGGTGGACCTCAACTACAGCCTTTGCAGAGTCCTGCACAATCATGTGGCCCCAATGACATGGTAACATCTAGCCCTTTTAGCCAACCAGACTCAGCTTTAGTCTTACCCCCAGGTTATCCCACAAATTTAACCAATCTAGGTTGTTGCACTCTGCCTCCCATGTACCCAGGGACTAGCTCCTGCAGCAACCTTCAACTGCATCCAATGAGCTTGCATCCTTGGAGCACTTATAGCACTTGTCCTCCCATTCCAGACCATTCTGCCACATTGCCCAATAAGACCCTTCAGGCCCTGGAGAAGCCagttctctctcctcctcctgcaACTCCACCTcccccacctcctcctcctcctcctctacctcctcctcctccacccatTGAGCTCTTGAACCATCAGAGTACTTCTGAGCTGATTGCAGAATCGGCAGAGAGCTTTCAGGATCAGTCCTCTCTCAATGAGAGTCCACAAGGAGCAGAGAGGTTCAGCAAGAAGGGACGTAAGAGACTTGACAGTAGGACAGAAGAGGCAAATATGTCTGGAGTTCCTGAAGGGAAATCCAAAAGAGAGAGTCGCACACTTTCTGACTTCAATTCCCTGATCTCCAGTCCAAGACTTGGCAGCAAGGAAAAGAAGAAACCTAAAGGGCAGAAAGAGCCATTGAACAAGGCCAAGAAACTGAGTAGGACCTCCAATGAGTTCCAGGATAGCTCTGAGAGTGAGCCTGAGCTCTTCATCAGTGGTGATGAGTTGATGAACCAAAGCCAGAGCAGCAAGAAAGGATGGAAGAGCAAATGCAATCTACGTACAGCAAACGAACTTGAGGAAATCAAGTGCCGTAAAGCTAATGAGAGAGAGGATCGTAGTCTTGGCAGCCAAGGCTTTGTCTATGTCATGGCCAACAAGCAGCCATTGTGGAACGAAGCCACCCAGGTTTACCAGCTTGACTTTGGAGGACGGGTGACACAGGAGTCAGCCAAAAACTTTCAGATTGAGCTTGATGGACGCCAG GTAATGCAGTTTGGCAGAATTGATGGCAATGCATATATCCTGGATTTTCAGTATCCATTCTCAGCCGTACAGGCATTTGCTGTGGCCTTGGCCAATGTAACTCAGAGACTCAAATAG